Part of the Pseudobacteriovorax antillogorgiicola genome, ATCGAGGCCCGGAAACGCTTCGTCTTGGCGAAACTGGGTGCAGAAAGAACGCTGATCATAACCATCATCCAAACGTGCTTAAGTGTAAGCTTCATGTGTGTGAGCTCCCCAAAAAAAGGATATTCAATTGTAAAATGAAGTTTGATTTTGAACAGCTGCAAGGGGTGCAGCCATCCTCGAAGCATCTCTCAGCTCGCGAGTAAAAACCAACAAAAGCGTCGTCATTCTAACGAAAGTCTTTGAGCAGTCAAGGCAAAAAAGGGAAAAATATCGCGCCATGTAAGCCTAAAAAATTAATTAATTCTTTATCTTACAGCTGTATGTTGGAGTGGGGATTACATTTGCTAAACTACGTCAGTTGATTCGGGCCCCAAAAGGCCCTTGCTATTCTAGCTAATAGAGGAGTTTACGGTTGAAAAAACGAAGCCAATGGTCAACCTGTAACGTTACCAACAGTGATCACATATGCTTGCCAGGTAATTGTTTTCCGGCGCACTGGCTATAGAGCTGCTTCAGGTGCGAAGATGACCCCAAGCCGATAAAGCTCATCAGAAGCACGGCCAGCAAACCCCACGATGCTCCACCCCGAAGGCGCTTCAAAACGCTGGCTGCGATCAGTGGGCTCACCGCCCTCCAAGACCTGGCCAAACGTGGTTTCGATACGCAAGTAAAAGACTCGGGTCTTTCCATGCTTCTTGCCAGCATGTACTTCCACCGCAGAGATGGATTCTGAGGTGCTCAAGCTGATTTCTCGGTAAGCCCCGCCATCACCACCGAAGCGAAGCATAGCTCCTTGGTCGTAGTCGATGGCTAATTGATCTACACGGGCGCCAGCTCTTAGGCTCAAACGACGGATGTTCATCGATTGAAATAACTCGTTCTGGTATTCAAAGTGATCCCCATGAGGGCCACCCCATTGGTCAGATTGAATTAAAGACCTAATCTCTGGGGCAGGCTCCCTAGCTAAGCCCTTGCTCGCCTGCCCATCAAACGCCTTCCAACCAGGGTTCTTAGGCGAAGAACGCATGACTTTTCCTAGAGTCTCTTCCTGGCTGATGTCATCGATAGGAGAATACCAAAACTCAATCTGAGCAGCCTCAGGACTTAAATCGACAATCCCATAGCCGTGTGAGCTTGCTTCCGTATACTGCAAGTGCCTATTGAATAGTTTTATGGCACTACTCGCAACACTGCCTGCAAATAGCTTAATAAAGCCTTTCACAGCCTCATCGGCATTCCCGCGACTGACACTAGTAGGAAGGAATTCAACCCCTACCGTTTCTTTGTCAATGTCTAAGTTTGCTGCGATTGATAGATGGGCATCTCCAGTGACAGCTAGGAAACCGTTGATACCTTGGTCTTTGACGAACCGTAAGAGTCGCTCACGGTCCTTTGGAAAGCCATCCCATAAACTTTTGCTCGCCGGCTTGCCGAAAAAAGTAAGAGGAGCCATCAAAACCTGATTGCCTAATACCTTCCAAACAGCATCCGAGTTTGCCAAACGATTGGTGAGCCATTGGTACTGTGTTTCACCTAGTATCGATGGCTCTGAGCTATTGGGAATCGGTTGGCCACGCCCAATCCTGCGGGTATCGAGCATCATCAAGTCGACAAGGCTACCAAACTTCAGCTGCCGATAGATGATTCCTTGCTCTTCCATGGTACGACAGGGAACCCACTCATGAAACGCTTGCACTGCCAGTTCTTTATCCCCCTGGATACCAAGATCATGATTGTCCCAGATAATCGCAAAGGGGTGCTGCTGATGAGCCCGCTGCAAAGATGGATTTCTGCGGTAGTAGGAGTAACGACGGCGCATGCCCTCAAGCGATTCGGGGCGCTTGGCATCCTCGGGATGATAAGGCATCAGAACCTCCTCATCTTCGTCGGCGTAATCGTAGATGTAGTCCCCACAATGGATCACTAGGTCAAGGTCATTGCGTTCCGATATGCGATCGTAGGCATTGAAAAAACCCGACCAGATACTTGAACACGATGCTACAGCGAAACGAACCTGCTGGGGATTCATTGCCGCGGTTTTTGTCCGGCCAATCATAGAACCGATGCCGCTCACAAGAAAGCGAAAGTAGTATGTGGTGCCAGGCTCTGGTAACACGGGATCAATCTTAACCGTGTAGTCCCGACTTTGATCTGTGGAGAAGGTACCTTCAACAACCACATCTTCCATCGTTGGCAATCGTGCAACTTGCCATGTTCCATCCACCTTCCCCTCTTGACCACTGATACGAGTCCAAAGTATGACACGATCCGGCAAGGGATCTCCCGAGGCAACTCCATGTTGAAACATCATCTGGCTTTTCTTAAGATTTTCAAGGCCAGCTTCGCCAGATGTAAAGGCATCAGCGTAGACTTGCGAACTCGCGACGAGGCCCAAAGTGCCTCCTGCACCATGGATAAAGCTTCGGCGACTAATCGTCATAAATATTTCCCCTGATTAAGCCTCCTTTGTGAACGGTACCACTTCAATAAAACCGGCCAAAGGAGTATTGTTGAATCTGAGTTTCGTAAACGTGGGAAATGGCTTAACACAGGACTTAAAAAGATTGGATGAGGCAAAGATAAAGGCCTCATCCAGTACTGGTGGAATATCTAAACATTTGGTTCAGTTTTGAGGTTTATCCCTGAGCATTCCTGCTTTTTTAATAAATTGGATGATATCCTCCAAACCCTCGCCCGTCTTCTGATTGGTAAATAGGAACGGTCGTGCTCCACGCATCTTCTTGGCATCACGCTCCATCACTTCTAATGACGCACCAACGTGAGGAGCAAGATCCGTTTTATTAATGATCAATAAGTCAGACCGAGTGATACCGGGGCCACCTTTCCGCGGAATCTTATCACCAGCGGCAACGTCTATGACGTACAAGGTAAGATCTGATAGATCAGGACTAAAGGTTGCGCTCAAGTTATCACCACCACTTTCAACGAAAACTAGCTCTAAACCAGGAAAGCGATCCGATAGAGTGTCGATGGCTTCCAGGTTCATGGAAGCATCTTCACGAATGGCTGTATGGGGACAGCCTCCAGTTTCAACACCAAGAATTCTATCTTCAGTTAATGCTTGGTGATGGATCAAAAACTGGGCGTCTTCCCTGGTATAAATATCATTGGTAACAACTGCCAAGTTAAATTCATTGCGCAGTCGCTCGCACATGTTCTTGATAAGCGCCGTCTTGCCCGAACCAACGGGCCCTCCAATACCGACTCTAAGATGTTCGCTCATATAAAATTCTCCTTATGATCGAAATAGTCTAGAATACTGACGTTCATGATGAGCACTGGCTGTGAACAACCCAGGTAGTGTCGCCCCGATCTGGTCAATAGGTATTTCACATGAGTTTGCGACAGCCTCATCCATTGCAGAAATCAAACCTAACAAAATCTTTTGACAGGCAATATGACCAATTGGGATAAGCCTGGTTGCTGCCAGCACTTGATTTTCGCACCAGGCCCAAAAGTAACCCTGAAGACTAGACGGGACTGGCATTCCGAGATGGTTTGCTAATACTCCATAAATCACTTCGTAGGCTTCGATATTATGGGCCACCGTGAGATCAGAGTGTACTTCACGAATCAAGCGCTTCAGTGCTGAGCCCATTTTTTTAGATTCAATTTTCAGTTCACTCGTTTCTTTGCTGGCTATCATCAAATCACTAAGATCCTGCAGGTCTCCACCCATCATAGTGTGATAAATGACTGCCCCTTCATTTGCCGCCATGATGTCTAGCATCATGCGACACCACTCGTCTAACTGTTCTCCTGAGCAAATAAGACCTATGTCTGTCGCTCCTTCTAGCCCTTGAGACCAAGCAAAGCCGCCGATGGGAAGGTTCGGACTACAAAGCCGGAGAACTTGCAACATGCTGGGTTCAGTGTTTATGATAAGCGCCTCTCTCCGGTGAAAAAACCCTCTGGCATCGCTCTACACTAAAGCCCAGTTGTTCCATCATCTGATCCAAAACATGGTCGCAACGATAGAAAACCCCATCGTCCTCAATAAGTACTGGGACATGGCGATTCCCAAGGTGATAGCAAGCCTTTGCCAGATCAATGCCATCGCTTCTAACTTGAGACAGAGATTCTTCCTGACCTTCGATCAACAATGTGTCACCATCATCTGTACTGAGCACGTCGCCACAATCTAGGCGCTCACCCCTTGCCAGCTGAATCCCCGCAGTTGTGCCTTCCATGGTCACAATCCGAAGTCTTGTCCTCTGCCTATCTTCATGATTCAACAAAACGCGATACCGAGTTGCATTCTGCCTGTCTTTTAGTTTTCGAGTAAATACCAGCATCGTCCCTCCTAGAATAGAAAATAGCGCTGCGCTAGTGGTAATTCAGCCAAAGGCTCACAGGTCAATATTTGACCATCAACTTTCACAAGATAGGTCTGGGGATCAACATCAATTTCCGGAGTATAGGTATTGTGGATCATATTGCTCTTCTTTAACCCTCGGATCTTGCCCACAGGAGCTGTCTTTTTTTGTAGCCCTAATGTTGCCATTCGTCCGAGGCTTGCCTCAGAAACGAAATGGAGCGAGTTATAGGCAGGAACCTGCCCCAAAGAGCCAAACATTGGTCGATAATAAACGGGCTGGGGCGTAGGTATGGAAGCGTTGGGGTCACCCATGGCACTAAGTGCAATCGTGCCACCCTTGATAACCATCTTAGGCTTAGCGCCAAAGAAAGCAGGATTCCAAAGCACGAGATCGGCAAGCTTGCCAATTTCAATCGATCCGACATAGGCGGCAATCCCATGAGTCAGAGCGGGATTAATGGTGTACTTGGCAATATAGCGCTTCACGCGCTCATTATCGGCATCAAAGGGTTCGCCCTCTAATCGACCCCGTTGAACTTTCATTTTATGTGCTGTTTGCCATGTTCGGCAGATGACCTCACCCACACGGCCCATGGCCTGAGAATCCGAGGCAATCATGCTAATAGCTCCCAGATCATGAAGGATGTCTTCAGCCGCAATCGTCTCCTTGCGGATTCTAGAATCTGCAAACGCAACATCTTCCGGTATAGCTGGATCGAGGTGATGACAAACCATCAGCATATCGAGATGCTCATCGATAGTATTCACTGTATAGGGCATTGTTGGATTCGTTGAAGATGGCAAGACATGACTGAGTCCACATGCTTTTAAAATGTCGGGAGCATGGCCACCGCCAGCCCCCTCAGTGTGATAGGTGTGGATCGTACGACCACCCATGGCCTCTAAAGTTTGATCGACAAAGCCCGATTCATTGAGCGTATCCGTATGGATGGCGACCTGAACATCGTAGCGATCTGCAGTATCCAAACAGGTTCGGATCGCCTGGGGTGTCGTGCCCCAGTCTTCATGAAGTTTCAGACCAATCGCTCCTGCCTCCACCTGCTCATCCAGAGCTTCTGGCGTTGACGAATTCCCTTTACCCAAAAAGCCAAAATTGAGGGGAATTTGATCAACGCTGCGCAGCATCTGGCTAATATGCCAAGCTCCAGGAGTACACGTCGTCGCGTTCGTTCCAGTTGCAGGGCCGGTGCCTCCACCAAGCATGGTTGTAACACCAGACGCCAAGGCTTCATCGATTTGCTGCGGGCAAATAAAATGAATATGAGCATCGATCCCTCCTGCGGTGAGAATCTGCCCCTCTCCAGCGATAATCTCGGTAGACGCTCCAATATTCATATCTACGGGACCCTGGATATCTGAATTGCCAGCCTTGCCAATAGCCGCAATATTCCCATCCTTAATCCCAATGTCGGCTTTTACTATGCCCCAGTGGTCAATGATGAGGGCATTGGTGATCACCGTGTCCATACAATCTTTTGCCAATGCTTGGCCCTGCCCCATACCATCACGTATCACCTTGCCACCGCCGAACTTCACTTCTTCGCCGTAGCGAGTGTGATCCTTTTCTACCCGCACCCAGAGATCCGTATCTCCTAGGCGCACGCAATCACCAGTGGTAGGGCCATACATATCGCTATACGCTTTACGACTTAAGGTCTTCATTGCGAACCTCCTCAACAGGCCCCATGACTTTGCCATCGAAGC contains:
- a CDS encoding alkaline phosphatase D family protein, with amino-acid sequence MTISRRSFIHGAGGTLGLVASSQVYADAFTSGEAGLENLKKSQMMFQHGVASGDPLPDRVILWTRISGQEGKVDGTWQVARLPTMEDVVVEGTFSTDQSRDYTVKIDPVLPEPGTTYYFRFLVSGIGSMIGRTKTAAMNPQQVRFAVASCSSIWSGFFNAYDRISERNDLDLVIHCGDYIYDYADEDEEVLMPYHPEDAKRPESLEGMRRRYSYYRRNPSLQRAHQQHPFAIIWDNHDLGIQGDKELAVQAFHEWVPCRTMEEQGIIYRQLKFGSLVDLMMLDTRRIGRGQPIPNSSEPSILGETQYQWLTNRLANSDAVWKVLGNQVLMAPLTFFGKPASKSLWDGFPKDRERLLRFVKDQGINGFLAVTGDAHLSIAANLDIDKETVGVEFLPTSVSRGNADEAVKGFIKLFAGSVASSAIKLFNRHLQYTEASSHGYGIVDLSPEAAQIEFWYSPIDDISQEETLGKVMRSSPKNPGWKAFDGQASKGLAREPAPEIRSLIQSDQWGGPHGDHFEYQNELFQSMNIRRLSLRAGARVDQLAIDYDQGAMLRFGGDGGAYREISLSTSESISAVEVHAGKKHGKTRVFYLRIETTFGQVLEGGEPTDRSQRFEAPSGWSIVGFAGRASDELYRLGVIFAPEAAL
- the ureG gene encoding urease accessory protein UreG, whose translation is MSEHLRVGIGGPVGSGKTALIKNMCERLRNEFNLAVVTNDIYTREDAQFLIHHQALTEDRILGVETGGCPHTAIREDASMNLEAIDTLSDRFPGLELVFVESGGDNLSATFSPDLSDLTLYVIDVAAGDKIPRKGGPGITRSDLLIINKTDLAPHVGASLEVMERDAKKMRGARPFLFTNQKTGEGLEDIIQFIKKAGMLRDKPQN
- a CDS encoding urease accessory protein UreF codes for the protein MLQVLRLCSPNLPIGGFAWSQGLEGATDIGLICSGEQLDEWCRMMLDIMAANEGAVIYHTMMGGDLQDLSDLMIASKETSELKIESKKMGSALKRLIREVHSDLTVAHNIEAYEVIYGVLANHLGMPVPSSLQGYFWAWCENQVLAATRLIPIGHIACQKILLGLISAMDEAVANSCEIPIDQIGATLPGLFTASAHHERQYSRLFRS
- a CDS encoding urease accessory protein UreE, producing the protein MLVFTRKLKDRQNATRYRVLLNHEDRQRTRLRIVTMEGTTAGIQLARGERLDCGDVLSTDDGDTLLIEGQEESLSQVRSDGIDLAKACYHLGNRHVPVLIEDDGVFYRCDHVLDQMMEQLGFSVERCQRVFSPERGAYHKH
- the ureC gene encoding urease subunit alpha, whose product is MKTLSRKAYSDMYGPTTGDCVRLGDTDLWVRVEKDHTRYGEEVKFGGGKVIRDGMGQGQALAKDCMDTVITNALIIDHWGIVKADIGIKDGNIAAIGKAGNSDIQGPVDMNIGASTEIIAGEGQILTAGGIDAHIHFICPQQIDEALASGVTTMLGGGTGPATGTNATTCTPGAWHISQMLRSVDQIPLNFGFLGKGNSSTPEALDEQVEAGAIGLKLHEDWGTTPQAIRTCLDTADRYDVQVAIHTDTLNESGFVDQTLEAMGGRTIHTYHTEGAGGGHAPDILKACGLSHVLPSSTNPTMPYTVNTIDEHLDMLMVCHHLDPAIPEDVAFADSRIRKETIAAEDILHDLGAISMIASDSQAMGRVGEVICRTWQTAHKMKVQRGRLEGEPFDADNERVKRYIAKYTINPALTHGIAAYVGSIEIGKLADLVLWNPAFFGAKPKMVIKGGTIALSAMGDPNASIPTPQPVYYRPMFGSLGQVPAYNSLHFVSEASLGRMATLGLQKKTAPVGKIRGLKKSNMIHNTYTPEIDVDPQTYLVKVDGQILTCEPLAELPLAQRYFLF